In one Paenibacillus sp. JQZ6Y-1 genomic region, the following are encoded:
- a CDS encoding DnaJ family domain-containing protein, producing the protein MLSWLADQKIEEAMRKGEFDDLPGKGKPLELEDLSHVPEELRSAYKLMKNANIIPEELSLRQDMITLTDLIAACQHDGERRELRKRLDEKTLRLNMLTAQQDWSNNPSYGRYESKIRRKLTGI; encoded by the coding sequence ATGCTATCATGGCTGGCGGATCAGAAAATTGAAGAAGCGATGAGAAAAGGCGAGTTCGACGATTTGCCGGGCAAAGGCAAGCCGCTGGAGCTGGAGGATCTGTCTCATGTACCAGAGGAATTGCGTTCTGCTTATAAGCTAATGAAAAATGCCAATATTATACCGGAAGAATTAAGCTTGCGACAGGATATGATTACGTTGACCGATCTGATTGCCGCTTGTCAGCATGACGGCGAGCGTCGTGAATTGCGTAAACGGCTGGATGAAAAGACGCTGCGGCTGAACATGCTGACTGCTCAGCAGGATTGGAGTAATAATCCCTCTTATGGTAGATATGAGAGTAAAATTCGCCGTAAATTGACAGGGATATAG